Proteins from a genomic interval of Geodermatophilus obscurus DSM 43160:
- the hflX gene encoding GTPase HflX, with amino-acid sequence MTTAQNRAVLADAEERALRAAPEPTEEAPRPDAASDEPDDTTGSYALEARGALRRVAGLSTELADVTEVEYRQLRLERVVLVGVWTEGTQADADRSLGELAALAETAGSEVLEAVSQRRDKPDAGTYVGSGKAAEIRDIVAAAGADTVICDGELTPGQLNALEKILKVKVVDRTALILDIFAQHASSREGKAQVELAQMQYMLPRLRGWGESLSRQAGGRVAGGGGIGTRGPGETKIETDRRRIRARVSKLRREIAGMATARATQRSSRGRNAVPSVAIAGYTNAGKSSLLNRLTGAGVLVENALFATLDPTVRRAQSPDGREYTLTDTVGFVRHLPHQLVDAFRSTLEEVAAADLLLHVVDGSDPDPLGQIEAVRVVLGEIEAAAVPELIVVNKVDAMGEEDVLTLRRALPGAIWVSARTGVGIEQLREIVAARLPHPDVEVDVLVPYDRGDLVARVHRDGEVLNETHEVGGTRLSARVDGALAAALDGFTAPVA; translated from the coding sequence ATGACGACAGCACAGAACCGCGCCGTGCTCGCCGACGCCGAGGAGCGCGCCCTGCGGGCCGCGCCGGAGCCCACCGAGGAGGCGCCCCGTCCCGACGCGGCATCGGACGAGCCGGACGACACGACCGGCTCCTACGCGCTCGAGGCGCGCGGTGCGCTGCGCCGCGTCGCCGGCCTGTCCACCGAGCTCGCCGACGTCACCGAGGTCGAGTACCGCCAGCTGCGCCTCGAGCGTGTCGTGCTGGTGGGGGTCTGGACCGAGGGCACCCAGGCCGACGCCGACCGCTCGCTCGGGGAGCTGGCCGCGCTGGCCGAGACCGCGGGCTCGGAGGTCCTGGAGGCGGTGAGCCAGCGGCGGGACAAGCCCGACGCCGGCACCTACGTCGGGTCGGGCAAGGCCGCCGAGATCCGCGACATCGTCGCGGCCGCCGGCGCCGACACCGTGATCTGCGACGGCGAGCTGACCCCGGGCCAGCTCAACGCGCTGGAGAAGATCCTCAAGGTCAAGGTGGTCGACCGGACCGCGCTGATCCTCGACATCTTCGCCCAGCACGCCTCCAGCCGGGAGGGCAAGGCGCAGGTCGAGCTGGCGCAGATGCAGTACATGCTGCCGCGGCTGCGCGGCTGGGGTGAGTCCCTGTCCCGGCAGGCCGGTGGCCGCGTGGCCGGTGGTGGCGGCATCGGTACCCGCGGCCCCGGTGAGACCAAGATCGAGACCGACCGGCGACGGATCCGCGCGCGGGTGAGCAAGCTGCGCCGGGAGATCGCCGGCATGGCGACCGCCCGGGCGACGCAGCGCTCGTCCCGCGGGCGCAACGCCGTCCCCAGCGTGGCGATCGCCGGGTACACCAACGCCGGCAAGTCCAGCCTGCTCAACCGGCTGACCGGCGCCGGCGTGCTGGTCGAGAACGCGCTGTTCGCGACCCTGGATCCGACGGTGCGCCGGGCGCAGTCCCCGGACGGCCGCGAGTACACGCTCACCGACACCGTCGGGTTCGTGCGGCACCTGCCGCACCAGCTGGTCGACGCGTTCCGCTCGACGCTGGAGGAGGTGGCCGCCGCCGACCTGCTGCTGCACGTCGTCGACGGCTCCGATCCCGACCCCCTGGGGCAGATCGAGGCGGTGCGCGTGGTCCTCGGTGAGATCGAGGCCGCGGCCGTCCCGGAGCTCATCGTCGTCAACAAGGTGGACGCGATGGGCGAGGAGGACGTCCTCACCCTGCGCCGGGCCCTGCCGGGCGCGATCTGGGTGTCGGCCCGCACGGGCGTCGGCATCGAGCAGCTCCGCGAGATCGTCGCGGCCCGGCTGCCGCACCCCGACGTCGAGGTCGACGTGCTGGTGCCCTACGACCGCGGCGACCTGGTCGCCCGGGTGCACCGGGACGGCGAGGTGCTGAACGAGACCCACGAGGTCGGTGGCACCCGGCTCAGCGCGCGGGTGGACGGCGCGCTGGCCGCCGCGCTCGATGGGTTCACGGCGCCGGTCGCCTGA